Below is a genomic region from Pseudomonas extremaustralis.
CCGTGGTGTTGTTTACACCCTGAACTGATCCATCAACTTCATCTGTTGAGTGGCCAATGCATTGAGTTGGCTGCTCACGGCCGCCGACTCCGTGGCCTGTTCAGTGAGGGTTTCGGTCACCGTGCGAATTGCCGAGACATTGCGGTTGACCTCTTCGGCCACGGCGCTTTGTTGCTCGGCAGCGCTGGCGATCTGCAGGTTCATGTCGCTGATCACCGTCACCGCGTCGCTGATCTTGTTCAGGGCTTGGGCCGCCTGATGGATCTGGCCGGCATTGGTCTGGGCCTGGCTTTGGCTGGTATGCATGGTCTCCACCACGCCGCGGGTGCCGCTCTGGATGCGTTCGATCACCAGGCGGATTTCTTCTACGGAGTCCTGGGTGCGCTTGGCCAGGTTGCGTACTTCGTCGGCCACCACCGCAAAGCCACGACCGCTTTCCCCGGCGCGTGCGGCTTCGATTGCCGCGTTGAGGGCCAGCAGGTTGGTCTGCTCGGCAATGCTGCGGATCACTTCCAGCACTGAACCAATCTGCTCGCTGTTGACCGCCAGGGCTTCGACTTCGCCCACCGCTTTGCTGACGGCATTGGCGAGGGTGGTGATATCGCGGGTGCTCTGCTCGATGATCGACATGCCTTCGCGCGCCGACTGATCGGCCCCGCGTGCCGCGCTGGCGGCGTTGGAGGCGCTGTTGGCGACATCGTGGGCGGTGGCGCTCATTTCGTTGGACGCCGTGGCCACCTGGTCGATCTCGCGGAACTGCACCTGCATGCCTTCGCTGGTCTGGCGTGCGATGGCCGAAGACTGATCGGCCGTGCCGCGCGCTTCGGTGATGCTTTGCTTGATCTGCGCAATGGTCGGTTGCAGCTTGTCGAGGAAGCGATTGAACCAGTTCACCAGTTCGCCCAGCTCATCTTTCTTGGCATAGGCCAGGCGCTGGGTGAGGTCGCCGTCGCCGCTGGCGATGTCCTTGAGCATGGCAGCCACACCGTTGATCGGCCGGGTCACGCCAGTGGCGGTCAGCCAGATCAGCAGCAAACCGAGCAATGCGGCGACGGCTGCCACCAGCAAGGCCTTGAGTGTGCCGCTGGCATGGGCTTTGTCGAGCAAGGCTTGCAGCTTGACGTTATCGGCCAGCAGAACGGCCTTGGGCAATTTGATCACCACGCCCCAGGACTTGGCATCGGCAATCGGCTTGACCGGATAGACCGCGCGAATGGTGTCGTCCTGTTCGCGAATCGTGCGGCTGTCACTGGCCAGCAGTTGCACGATGTCTTTGCCTTCGGCGCCCAGGGTGTCGATCAGGTTCTTGCCGACTTTGGCCGGTTCGCCACTGTAGGCGGCGATCAGACCGGTGCTGGAGAGAATCTCCAACTGCGCATTACCGCTGAACAGGTCTTTCTGTGCGCTGTCGGTGGTGGCTTGCAAGGCGTCGAGGGCGATGTCGACACCCAGCACGCCGATGACATTGCCGTCCACCAGCAGCGGCAGGGCGATGGTGGTCATCAGCACGGGTTTGCCGGCGACGGTGTCTTCATACGGGTCCAGCAGGCAGGTGCGGCGGGTATCCCGTGGGCAGGTGTACCAAATGTTGTAGGGCGTGCCGTTGAGGTTGGGGGTGGTCTTGTTCAGGTCGTCTTCGACCAGGACCGTGTTCAAACCTTCGCCGCCGGCGCGGCTCCAGTAGCTGGAGAACCGGCCTTTGTCATTGGAGGCGCGTGTCTTGTCATCGACAAACTCGCTGTCCTTGCCGTCCAGCCCGTTGGGCTCGAACGACAGCCAGATCCCCAGCACTTTGCTGTTGCGTTCGAACGCGGTTTTCAGGCTCTGGTTGAGCTCTTCACGCAGCGCGCCGGGTTCGAGGGAACGCTTGGCGGCCAGGTTACGCAGGTCTTTGACCTGGTCGGCCAGGGCGGTCAGCGCCACCAGGCTGTCGCCGAAGGTTCTCTGCAATTGCACGGCCTGTTCGGCGGCCTTGGCCTGCAGCAGTTGTTCCACGCTGGCGGTCAGCATGCGTGAGCTTGAATCGCTGACCAACTCATCATTCTGCGTGGTGTTGTAAATATTGATGCCGACCACCAGCGCAATCACTCCCAGCAGGCATAGGCCGGACAGCAGTACG
It encodes:
- a CDS encoding methyl-accepting chemotaxis protein, which codes for MFDTLSIRLKIVLLSGLCLLGVIALVVGINIYNTTQNDELVSDSSSRMLTASVEQLLQAKAAEQAVQLQRTFGDSLVALTALADQVKDLRNLAAKRSLEPGALREELNQSLKTAFERNSKVLGIWLSFEPNGLDGKDSEFVDDKTRASNDKGRFSSYWSRAGGEGLNTVLVEDDLNKTTPNLNGTPYNIWYTCPRDTRRTCLLDPYEDTVAGKPVLMTTIALPLLVDGNVIGVLGVDIALDALQATTDSAQKDLFSGNAQLEILSSTGLIAAYSGEPAKVGKNLIDTLGAEGKDIVQLLASDSRTIREQDDTIRAVYPVKPIADAKSWGVVIKLPKAVLLADNVKLQALLDKAHASGTLKALLVAAVAALLGLLLIWLTATGVTRPINGVAAMLKDIASGDGDLTQRLAYAKKDELGELVNWFNRFLDKLQPTIAQIKQSITEARGTADQSSAIARQTSEGMQVQFREIDQVATASNEMSATAHDVANSASNAASAARGADQSAREGMSIIEQSTRDITTLANAVSKAVGEVEALAVNSEQIGSVLEVIRSIAEQTNLLALNAAIEAARAGESGRGFAVVADEVRNLAKRTQDSVEEIRLVIERIQSGTRGVVETMHTSQSQAQTNAGQIHQAAQALNKISDAVTVISDMNLQIASAAEQQSAVAEEVNRNVSAIRTVTETLTEQATESAAVSSQLNALATQQMKLMDQFRV